A window of the Helianthus annuus cultivar XRQ/B chromosome 4, HanXRQr2.0-SUNRISE, whole genome shotgun sequence genome harbors these coding sequences:
- the LOC110915827 gene encoding chloroplastic import inner membrane translocase subunit HP30-2 produces MVAGKRGELTVHTPQDFINNDPIKQLQTKYKEFENGFKGWLAKQSLPVEAAIVTITSAAQGAAIGGIMGTLTTDVAASAPPPAASLNPQAMASFQQAQALAGGPFIQARNFAVMTGVNAGISCVMKRIRGKEDVQTSMVAAFGSGVMFSLVSGMGGPNPAANVVTSGVFFALVQGGLFKVGEKFSKPPAEDVLYSETRSMLSRLGLESYEKNFKKGLLTDRTLPLLTDSALRDVRIPPGPRLVILDDIQRKKGTGGGRRG; encoded by the exons ATGGTGGCAGGAAAGCGAGGCGAATTAACGGTTCATACACCACAAGATTTCATCAACAACGACCCAATCAAACAGTTGCAAACCAAGTACAAAGAGTTTGAGAATGGGTTCAAGGGTTGGCTCGCCAAACAATCTTTACCCGTTGAAGCCGCTATCGTCACCATCACCAGCGCCGCCCAGGGTGCCGCCATCGGTGGTATCATGGGTACTCTCACCACCGACGTTGCCGCCTCTGCTCCGCCTCCTGCCGCCTCCCTTAATCCACAGGCTATGGCCTCTTTCCAGCAAGCCCAg GCTCTTGCAGGTGGACCCTTCATCCAGGCCCGTAATTTCGCTGTTATGACGGGCGTCAATGCAGGCATATCATGTGTCATGAAAAGAATAAGAGGCAAGGAAGATGTCCAAACAAG TATGGTAGCAGCTTTTGGGTCGGGAGTGATGTTTTCTTTGGTTAGTGGCATGGGGGGTCCTAATCCGGCTGCTAATGTTGTCACATCCGGTGTTTTCTTTGCCCTTGTTCAGGGTGGACTCTTCAAG GTAGGGGAAAAGTTCTCAAAGCCACCAGCTGAAGATGTGTTGTACAGTGAAACTAGATCCATGTTGTCTAGACTCGGTCTCGAGAGTTATGAGAAAAACTTCAAGAAAGGCTTGTTAACGGACCGTACTTTACCCCTGCTTACCGACAG TGCTCTGCGAGATGTAAGAATCCCACCTGGACCACGCCTTGTAATTCTTGATGATATTCAAAG GAAAAAGGGGACTGGAGGCGGTAGGAGAGGATAG